A DNA window from Loxodonta africana isolate mLoxAfr1 chromosome 7, mLoxAfr1.hap2, whole genome shotgun sequence contains the following coding sequences:
- the KCTD14 gene encoding BTB/POZ domain-containing protein KCTD14, which produces MSLTPVPRSPRPGLAAPHAGPPTMSPVVELNVGGEFYTTTVGTLRKLPGSKLAEMFSSSAKACMDSEGRFFIDRSGTYFGPILDFLRSGQLPTQHIPEVYREAQFYEIKPLVKLLEDTPKIFGEQVARKQFLLRVPGYSENLELMVRLARAEAMAARSSTVLVCVIRNEEDAVHCMDALRTLEEANKKSVVKFGPWKAAPDISDLLDCVKMDIEAQGYQVSYKRYPYRGKAANYFYTFLFTWW; this is translated from the exons ATGAGCCTGACCCCGGTGCCCCGGTCCCCGCGGCCCGGCCTGGCTGCGCCCCACGCAGGTCCGCCGACG ATGTCTCCTGTAGTGGAGCTGAACGTGGGGGGTGAGTTCTACACCACCACTGTGGGCACCCTGAGAAAACTCCCTGGCTCAAAGCTGGCAGAGATGTTCTCCAGTTCAGCCAAGGCCTGCATGGATTCGGAGGGCCGCTTCTTCATCGATCGCTCAGGCACCTATTTTGGACCTATCCTCGACTTCCTGCGGAGTGGGCAGCTGCCCACTCAGCATATCCCAGAGGTGTACCGGGAAGCTCAGTTCTACGAAATAAAGCCTTTGGTCAAGCTCCTGGAGGATACTCCGAAGATTTTTGGAGAGCAGGTGGCTCGAAAGCAATTCTTGCTGCGGGTTCCAGGCTACAGCGAGAACCTGGAGCTCATGGTGCGCCTGGCACGCGCTGAGGCCATGGCGGCACGCAGCTCCACTGTGCTGGTGTGTGTGATTCGCAACGAAGAGGATGCTGTACATTGCATGGACGCTCTGCGAACCCTGGAGGAGGCAAACAAGAAGTCGGTGGTCAAGTTTGGTCCCTGGAAGGCAGCCCCAGACATCAGTGACCTCCTGGACTGTGTGAAGATGGACATTGAGGCCCAGGGGTACCAGGTATCTTATAAGCGCTACCCATACAGGGGCAAGGCGGCCAATTACTTCTACACATTCCTCTTTACCTGGTGGTGA